The Dyadobacter sandarakinus DNA window CTCCGCATACAGTTTGAAATTGGCCGAAAACAGCAGGTATAGGTTCAGGTGCAGCGCCGGCTTCTGGTACATGCTCACGGATTGTTCCTGGTGTACCGGGTAGTTATTTTTCAAACTGTTTTCCTCTTCCAGACTGATGAGCGTGAGCACCAGCTTGTCCTGCATGGAATCATCGGATTCCTGCTGTTTTTCATGCCTGGCGATGTCGGCCAGCACCAGCGTTTCCAGTATGCCGCCACCGTTGAGCACAGTCTTGGGCAGCAGGGCAAAGTCGTTGAAACGCGTAACGATTTCTTTCAGACAATTTTCCAGCATGATTACATCCGGTATCTTGAAAAGTAATGCTGTACCTCAAAAGTGTAAATTCCGGAGCGGCTCGAGGCCGGCTCACCGCAATGACAGGGGCTGGTTCCCCGGTCGTTTTAACAAACCATCTCTGAAAAGCAGATCCAATCGATGCTCAGAAATATGTGGTTTTTTTTTGTGAAAACTTTATGTAGCAGAGTCAGGTAGAAAGTCGGACAGAATGTCCTGTACTTGGCAATTTTTCTATTCCGCGAAAGTGGGCGTCGTGTTACAGCAAACCAAAGGTAACAGAACATTTGTCAAAAAAAAGTGAAAGGATTGTGTTGTTATTAAGCGGCTTATGCGCCCTTTTCAATCCGGCACGAATATAGTAGCAAGCGCCGCCTAACACCATATTTGCAGAAAAAATGAAAAACAGAAAATGGCTGATCATACTACTCGTCCTGCTGGCCGCTGCCGCAGTACTCTGGCTCTGGTGGCGCGGGCAACATCCCGGTCCCGTGAAGCAGGAAGTAACCGAGGCGCTCACCCCCGACCTGAGCCTGGCCAATCTCAGCATCACGGACATTGACGATGACCGCATCAAACTCACCAGCAAGGTGACTGTCCATAACCGGCTGCCTATGCAACTGAGCGCAAAACAAGTTGATTATCAGATTTATATAGATTCCGTAAAAATCATTGAGGATGTGTATCAAAAGCCGCTGGTACTCAAATCGGGAGACAGTACCACGCTCACCATCCCCATGCAGGTGCTGAAACATAACCTTGTCGGACTGCTTAAACATTTTGACAAGGCAAAAACGGACAGTGCGGATTACGGACTCAGGGCATCGTTCGAGACAGACGTACCTGTGGCGGGCGAAAAGCTGATCAAATTACACCTGACGAAAAAACTACCCGCTATCCGCATTCCCAAAATCGACATCAAGGATGTGGATATTCACGCATTTGACCTCAAAAACAAGGGTGTCGATGTCACATTGCAGCTCTTTAATCCCAATCAGTTTGCGATCAAAATGCGGGATGCGGCATTTCATTTTGCGATGGAGGATGCCCTGCAAATGGAAGGCGTGCTGCAACCCGCCACCATCAGCCTCGAACCCAGATCGTCCAGGACCATTAAAGTACATTGCGAGGTAAAAGAGCGCAAGTTTCTGAAAGCCGGCTGGGAGCTGCTCACCAATAAGAAGGACACGCACTTCAACACGGTGTTCAAAGCACTGGTTCTTTCGGATAA harbors:
- a CDS encoding DUF4255 domain-containing protein; its protein translation is MLENCLKEIVTRFNDFALLPKTVLNGGGILETLVLADIARHEKQQESDDSMQDKLVLTLISLEEENSLKNNYPVHQEQSVSMYQKPALHLNLYLLFSANFKLYAEALKHLGLVLQFFQAQQHMSYTDEFSNTHKLTFTIHNIGFENLHNLWTVLGGHSMPSVLYKARLLYVQQSPLNGADVITNIDSVEHLN
- a CDS encoding NDR1/HIN1-like protein; amino-acid sequence: MKNRKWLIILLVLLAAAAVLWLWWRGQHPGPVKQEVTEALTPDLSLANLSITDIDDDRIKLTSKVTVHNRLPMQLSAKQVDYQIYIDSVKIIEDVYQKPLVLKSGDSTTLTIPMQVLKHNLVGLLKHFDKAKTDSADYGLRASFETDVPVAGEKLIKLHLTKKLPAIRIPKIDIKDVDIHAFDLKNKGVDVTLQLFNPNQFAIKMRDAAFHFAMEDALQMEGVLQPATISLEPRSSRTIKVHCEVKERKFLKAGWELLTNKKDTHFNTVFKALVLSDNEMLNNSNIRTTVKGTMDELLHVAE